In Methanococcus voltae, a single window of DNA contains:
- a CDS encoding DEAD/DEAH box helicase family protein — MKNYKQYKKTDKKQLVNHIGVLLTSIANFRSKIVLGVADGSIKELKKDLTKSAKNMNFFEVRYLVELDKQYQKPNNRNSWAYSEFIEIPDFNSSINIANTAETISNKIYEKEQQIKQRIGARARITTVSIGIAPRQEKKGTSKSSTAWSYIPIDFDIDEWKHKEPTKEEMNQKIKDIFNMLPDDYTKPHLIVFTGGGLRFIYYIDRPISRLELPIFSKIAEEIGNGADSAMYDIARVDRLPGTKNRKEKYGTERNCKILFIKNSLVPITPEVFIFKFGIENKEYISTVKESNETTESFELINKLKKANIKIKDFKSLSKKEYKFTKFIQTKLTEKYNKDWIIELFDYLKIGYKSNGKYISIYSIYYNDGNNPDCTIYPNQAHNAVAVDWHNNSLRTNIVAYLWGGFKDKILEFIKSKGISNNLSDYVSAEEYLIELLNKNKEASTIKCNKYLSYDVLQTAVNNSIQTKQSVILQAETGRGKTYNITNNIDKLTNDYKDKTIVLLFPYRTQVKQTQSNLLNKGIRVPAYYEGSKAKHRTANDTRLIIGTYNQLFNIMDDIKFESIKFEKTSKGTYERVQIRDDDDVILIVDESHNMILQKDLRRDEINKIENYSEKVHASVYLTATPELVNLQNRKIVKAEFNDNKQYFKNTYVVESDIGHLANYNVINFCKYITTAFNRDCKKSLVLVDSKKEIEVIKELLNIYNFNSPIYEITRESVETDEAAQMIIKQERIPDGLILATRVIAEGINIKNGSEQEESVQMNIKDKVDIVAVLKTSSATIMRQFLARVRNGGNTCIIYSQAGHQHNILKYNKMLEVAKEDLSLFNEYLMTEYNGELMNKDMEFKYTNMINQLQVLKWKDGKYIVDESKIASLVNRKLERQIVADSSLLKTYFEATTNSEWKIIPHLDIEGTDVSDIIETRKFVKELNQFEVLKVVEIINDNFEAVDSALLHHKYDMFTETEKYLVMKHIKICKRVISYLKLHNEYPELSKLLMGKDASTEEIAEAVSSCAPAKWGSINKRINIAYNIVKGLKNNIKDVKGYKRIFESKVLIKIFKLGNKLNNKKINIKSIINIVKRDLGIKLKFEEIKNILSSIYSYNSSELKTKRENATIQVFGIDNLLNSFVKVFNDNIKIDLDKAIINKAKGGISTTELLEYVTEVLKYPIEAYEQVIKKLKNIGDLFEPRKGFFISE, encoded by the coding sequence ATGAAAAACTATAAACAATACAAAAAAACTGATAAGAAGCAATTAGTTAACCATATCGGCGTATTATTAACTTCAATTGCTAATTTTAGAAGTAAAATAGTATTGGGCGTAGCTGACGGTTCAATCAAAGAACTTAAAAAAGATTTAACCAAATCTGCAAAGAATATGAACTTTTTTGAAGTAAGATATTTGGTAGAATTAGATAAGCAATATCAAAAGCCAAATAATAGAAATTCTTGGGCGTACTCCGAATTTATAGAAATCCCAGATTTTAACAGCAGTATTAACATCGCAAATACTGCCGAAACCATTTCAAACAAAATTTACGAAAAAGAACAACAAATAAAACAACGAATAGGAGCAAGAGCAAGAATAACAACCGTGTCAATAGGCATTGCTCCAAGACAAGAAAAGAAAGGTACTTCTAAATCATCAACCGCTTGGTCATACATTCCAATTGATTTTGATATCGATGAATGGAAACACAAAGAACCAACAAAGGAAGAAATGAACCAAAAAATAAAAGATATCTTTAATATGTTGCCTGATGACTATACAAAACCGCATTTAATAGTTTTTACAGGTGGCGGTTTAAGATTTATCTACTACATAGACAGACCTATATCAAGATTAGAACTTCCAATCTTCTCAAAAATTGCTGAAGAAATAGGAAACGGTGCAGACTCTGCAATGTACGATATAGCAAGAGTTGACAGATTACCTGGAACCAAAAACAGAAAAGAAAAATACGGAACTGAAAGGAACTGTAAAATTTTATTTATAAAAAATAGTTTAGTTCCAATTACTCCTGAAGTATTTATATTTAAATTTGGAATCGAAAATAAAGAATATATATCAACCGTAAAGGAATCCAACGAGACAACCGAGTCATTTGAATTAATTAATAAATTAAAAAAAGCTAATATTAAAATAAAAGATTTTAAATCTTTATCTAAAAAAGAATATAAATTTACAAAATTTATTCAAACAAAGCTCACTGAAAAATATAACAAAGATTGGATAATTGAATTATTTGATTATTTAAAAATTGGTTATAAATCAAATGGTAAATATATCAGTATATATTCGATATACTACAACGATGGAAACAACCCTGACTGTACAATATACCCGAACCAAGCTCATAATGCCGTAGCGGTTGACTGGCACAATAACAGTTTAAGAACCAACATTGTAGCATACTTATGGGGCGGTTTCAAAGATAAAATTTTAGAATTTATAAAATCAAAAGGAATTTCAAACAACTTAAGCGATTACGTATCTGCAGAGGAATATTTAATTGAATTATTAAATAAAAATAAAGAAGCAAGTACAATAAAGTGTAACAAATACCTTTCATATGACGTTTTGCAAACTGCAGTGAATAATTCAATACAAACAAAACAAAGTGTAATCTTACAAGCTGAAACAGGGCGAGGAAAAACCTACAATATCACAAATAACATTGATAAACTTACCAATGATTATAAAGATAAAACAATAGTGTTATTGTTCCCTTACAGAACCCAAGTGAAGCAAACACAAAGCAATTTACTAAATAAAGGAATTAGAGTTCCAGCATACTATGAAGGCAGTAAGGCAAAGCATAGAACCGCAAATGATACAAGATTGATTATAGGAACCTACAACCAATTATTTAACATCATGGACGATATCAAGTTTGAAAGTATCAAATTTGAGAAAACCAGCAAAGGAACATACGAAAGAGTGCAAATAAGAGACGATGACGATGTAATATTAATCGTTGACGAATCTCACAATATGATACTTCAAAAGGACCTTAGAAGAGACGAAATTAATAAAATAGAAAATTATTCTGAAAAAGTTCATGCTTCAGTATATTTAACTGCAACGCCTGAACTTGTAAACCTTCAGAATAGAAAAATTGTAAAAGCTGAATTCAATGATAATAAACAATATTTTAAAAATACATACGTTGTTGAATCTGATATTGGACATTTGGCAAATTATAATGTTATTAATTTCTGTAAATACATCACAACGGCATTCAATAGAGATTGTAAAAAGTCATTGGTGTTAGTCGACTCTAAAAAAGAGATTGAAGTGATTAAAGAATTATTAAATATTTATAATTTTAATTCACCAATTTATGAAATTACAAGAGAATCAGTTGAAACCGATGAAGCTGCACAAATGATTATAAAACAAGAAAGAATTCCTGACGGTTTAATATTAGCAACAAGAGTCATTGCTGAAGGAATTAATATTAAAAATGGTTCCGAACAAGAAGAATCAGTTCAAATGAACATTAAAGATAAAGTTGACATCGTTGCAGTACTTAAAACTTCATCCGCTACTATAATGAGACAGTTTTTAGCAAGAGTTAGAAACGGCGGTAATACTTGTATCATATATTCACAAGCAGGTCACCAGCATAATATATTAAAATATAATAAAATGTTGGAGGTTGCAAAAGAAGATTTATCATTATTCAATGAATATTTAATGACTGAATACAACGGCGAATTAATGAATAAAGATATGGAATTTAAATATACAAATATGATAAATCAATTGCAAGTTTTAAAGTGGAAAGATGGTAAGTATATCGTTGATGAATCTAAAATAGCGAGTCTTGTCAACAGAAAATTAGAAAGACAAATTGTAGCAGATTCAAGTTTATTAAAAACTTACTTTGAAGCAACAACCAATTCAGAATGGAAAATAATTCCTCATTTGGATATTGAAGGAACAGATGTTTCAGACATTATTGAAACAAGAAAATTCGTAAAAGAATTAAACCAATTTGAAGTTTTAAAAGTTGTAGAAATAATAAATGATAACTTTGAAGCTGTAGACAGCGCCTTATTACATCATAAATATGATATGTTTACCGAAACCGAGAAATACCTCGTTATGAAGCACATAAAAATATGCAAGCGTGTAATTAGCTACTTAAAACTACATAATGAATACCCTGAACTCTCAAAATTATTGATGGGTAAAGATGCAAGTACTGAAGAAATTGCTGAAGCGGTTTCAAGTTGTGCACCTGCCAAATGGGGTTCAATTAATAAAAGAATAAACATTGCATATAATATTGTTAAAGGACTTAAAAATAATATAAAGGATGTTAAAGGCTATAAACGAATATTTGAGTCAAAAGTATTGATTAAGATATTCAAGTTAGGCAATAAATTAAACAATAAAAAAATAAACATCAAAAGCATCATTAACATCGTTAAAAGAGATTTAGGTATTAAACTTAAATTTGAGGAAATAAAGAATATATTATCATCAATCTATAGTTATAACTCATCAGAGTTAAAAACAAAACGAGAAAATGCAACTATCCAAGTATTTGGGATTGATAACCTATTGAATAGTTTTGTAAAAGTATTTAATGATAATATTAAAATAGATTTGGATAAAGCAATCATCAATAAAGCTAAAGGTGGAATCTCAACAACGGAGTTGTTGGAATATGTTACTGAAGTTTTAAAGTATCCAATAGAAGCATATGAACAAGTCATCAAGAAGTTAAAGAATATTGGTGATTTGTTCGAACCTCGAAAAGGGTTCTTCATTAGTGAATAA
- a CDS encoding tyrosine-type recombinase/integrase, whose protein sequence is MNANMKDLILVNTGRSKTEITDENKWIAQFREEREFDRIKENTIKSDISRLKVFLAYCKKLDKEPDTLNRSEFTKFFNYLENERKLGNSVIQYFKLLKVFYRVLRLHNFKEFETECKERRRFSKFEVKHYDSIDSKILNEILKAILQHRSRSNLRDALMIRMLWDTGCRVSEVIGITYEDCDFKEAKFRIRNTKSSNERFVVCSSDTLNALKEYVKYNVNTGNSDPIFQSIRGGPVRRGWLSQVYRNAVVKLKEQGKIPKNRRVVVHSLRHGRAVELLNKGVPIEVVKEYLGHSSIETTLFYAHSKERTNILLNTIKKNL, encoded by the coding sequence ATGAATGCTAATATGAAAGATTTAATTCTCGTAAACACTGGCAGAAGCAAAACAGAGATTACAGACGAAAACAAATGGATAGCACAATTTAGAGAAGAACGAGAATTCGACCGAATAAAAGAAAACACGATTAAAAGTGATATTTCAAGACTCAAAGTCTTCTTAGCATACTGTAAAAAATTAGACAAAGAACCTGACACATTGAATAGGTCAGAGTTTACCAAATTTTTTAATTATTTGGAAAATGAACGAAAGTTAGGAAATTCAGTAATTCAATACTTTAAGCTTTTAAAAGTATTTTACAGGGTTTTAAGATTACACAACTTCAAAGAATTTGAAACAGAATGCAAAGAGCGAAGACGATTCAGTAAATTTGAAGTAAAGCACTATGATTCAATTGATTCAAAAATATTAAATGAAATTTTAAAAGCAATCTTACAGCACCGCAGTAGGTCAAATTTAAGAGATGCTTTAATGATTAGAATGTTATGGGACACAGGTTGCAGAGTTTCCGAAGTAATCGGAATCACTTACGAAGACTGTGACTTTAAAGAAGCCAAATTTAGAATTAGAAATACTAAATCCAGTAATGAGCGTTTTGTAGTATGTTCAAGTGACACATTGAACGCTTTAAAGGAATACGTTAAATATAACGTTAACACTGGCAACAGCGACCCTATATTCCAAAGTATAAGGGGCGGACCTGTAAGAAGAGGTTGGTTAAGCCAAGTATATAGGAACGCAGTAGTCAAGCTAAAAGAGCAGGGCAAAATCCCCAAGAATAGAAGGGTAGTAGTTCATTCCTTAAGACACGGGAGAGCCGTGGAACTATTAAATAAGGGTGTTCCGATTGAAGTTGTTAAAGAATACTTAGGACATAGTAGTATTGAGACAACACTATTCTATGCACACAGCAAAGAAAGAACAAACATATTATTGAACACCATTAAAAAGAATTTATAA
- a CDS encoding DUF2540 domain-containing protein, with amino-acid sequence MRRYFNLYKNIGARELRYYVHKMENCGNIAPETIAEIKNRNLKTKKLLTLSDKENEIVSKYGIGANFLLNCIIFQEEEYEC; translated from the coding sequence ATGAGAAGATACTTCAATTTATACAAAAACATCGGAGCACGTGAGTTAAGATATTACGTGCATAAAATGGAAAATTGTGGAAACATAGCCCCCGAAACAATCGCAGAAATAAAAAATAGAAACTTAAAAACTAAAAAATTATTAACATTATCCGATAAAGAGAATGAAATAGTTTCCAAGTACGGAATAGGGGCAAATTTTCTATTAAATTGCATAATATTCCAAGAGGAAGAATATGAATGCTAA
- a CDS encoding DUF2080 family transposase-associated protein, whose amino-acid sequence MIITKERLIKPRGNGAEIGVSRKYLGKLGIAIVLEDENELNRLKDDLINLGYSIEV is encoded by the coding sequence ATGATAATCACAAAAGAACGGCTAATAAAACCAAGAGGCAACGGGGCTGAAATCGGCGTATCTCGTAAGTACTTAGGTAAATTAGGTATTGCTATAGTTTTAGAAGACGAAAACGAGCTTAATAGATTAAAAGATGACCTAATAAATTTAGGTTATAGTATTGAGGTATAG
- a CDS encoding DUF2080 family transposase-associated protein, with protein sequence MMIVHQQEGVIKPLGQSGRVQPAIPARYIGKKVIVQVIGDEEEYRSLKEDK encoded by the coding sequence ATGATGATAGTTCACCAACAAGAAGGAGTTATAAAACCTTTGGGGCAGTCTGGAAGGGTCCAACCTGCCATACCTGCAAGGTACATCGGTAAAAAAGTAATCGTTCAAGTAATCGGCGACGAAGAAGAATACCGAAGTTTAAAAGAGGATAAATAA
- a CDS encoding MarR family transcriptional regulator, producing the protein MIINLIKKKHVDRILKILGKEKELYFGQLGAELNIDPSSLNKILKEMYSLNLVNKREEKSDYKLAKVYYSLSPLGIELLKRYEYLEELDNLKESKDDNSNSKNIQTNNTGTIINNVGDINGDLTFHK; encoded by the coding sequence ATGATAATTAATCTGATTAAAAAAAAGCACGTGGACAGAATTTTAAAAATATTAGGTAAAGAAAAAGAATTATATTTTGGACAATTGGGTGCAGAACTTAATATAGACCCTAGTTCATTAAATAAAATACTTAAAGAGATGTATTCTTTAAATTTAGTTAATAAAAGAGAAGAAAAATCAGATTATAAACTAGCTAAGGTTTATTATTCACTCAGCCCGTTAGGTATTGAATTATTAAAAAGATATGAATATTTAGAAGAATTAGATAATTTAAAAGAAAGTAAGGATGATAATTCAAATTCAAAAAATATTCAAACAAACAATACTGGAACCATTATTAATAACGTAGGCGATATTAACGGGGATCTTACATTTCATAAATAA